In the genome of Polaribacter atrinae, one region contains:
- a CDS encoding rhodanese-like domain-containing protein, producing the protein MKKNVLCLLLMSFFFMNCSSQVEVKSISTKELKELLSKEKIQLMDVRTPKEIKEGAIATATFSNYFDTNFKEKASEILDKSKPVYLYCRSGNRSEKASKILQENGYEVYNVLGGYNKWKQEN; encoded by the coding sequence ATGAAGAAAAATGTTTTATGCCTTTTATTGATGAGTTTCTTTTTTATGAATTGCAGCTCGCAAGTAGAAGTAAAATCAATTTCTACAAAGGAATTAAAAGAATTACTTTCTAAAGAAAAAATTCAATTAATGGATGTTAGAACACCAAAAGAAATTAAAGAAGGTGCAATAGCAACGGCCACTTTTTCAAACTATTTTGATACTAATTTTAAAGAGAAAGCTTCTGAGATATTAGATAAATCTAAACCAGTTTACTTATACTGTAGAAGCGGCAATAGAAGCGAGAAAGCCTCTAAAATACTTCAGGAAAATGGTTATGAAGTCTACAATGTTTTAGGAGGATATAACAAATGGAAACAAGAAAACTAA
- a CDS encoding transglutaminase domain-containing protein yields MVTSLNAQYSAEFLRYNKAHPEAARVRLQQETTIAITVVNDSLQIDQAFFEEDLYLNDAATYNSKNTLNFSAFFELKNIEASSFSFDNNEYVENKVEKFTKKDELNQSFHDDSTLLNFVYPNLKKGSKSILKYSQRIKNPRFLTPFYFGDYFPVQKNKVTIIVDENVHLEFKKFNIVDDNIQFTEAKKGDKVIYTWVLNNQQEYDFESNTPSYKTILPHIVPIITSYKIKGENIKLLGKVSDLYTWYYSLVENVNTEAPAKELVDLVSKITADKKTDLEKVKSIYYWTQQNIKYIAFEYALGGFIPRESNEVFRKKYGDCKDNSSILYSMLEIAGVKGNLTWIGTRSIPYTYDEVPTPVVDNHMILSYENNGKTYYLDATGRYIKFGTPTSFIQGKEALVGYGKDFKIKTVPIIAAKENAIIDVTNIKIENGSVFGSSKTTISGYPKIDIFHTLESGNSETKLKKFYKSAFEKGNNTFQINNFKETNKYHYDNDFIVDYDFEIKNYAKNLGDEIYINLNLNKEISFYKTDKNRKNAIEYEYQKQYNYTTKLEIPVGYKVDYVPESVTVSNDLLTCKITYQIKGNEVVYEHEIELNFLVLSTEQQKEVNKEIQKIERNYKEIVVLKKE; encoded by the coding sequence ATGGTAACAAGCTTAAACGCTCAGTATTCTGCAGAGTTTTTAAGATATAATAAAGCGCATCCAGAAGCTGCAAGAGTTCGTTTACAGCAAGAAACTACTATTGCAATAACCGTTGTAAATGATAGTTTACAAATAGATCAAGCGTTTTTTGAGGAAGATTTGTATTTAAATGATGCTGCCACCTATAACTCTAAGAATACTTTAAATTTCTCTGCCTTTTTTGAATTAAAGAACATAGAAGCTTCTTCTTTTTCTTTTGACAATAATGAATATGTAGAAAATAAAGTAGAAAAATTTACTAAAAAAGATGAATTAAATCAGTCTTTTCATGATGATTCTACATTGTTAAATTTTGTATATCCAAATTTAAAAAAAGGGTCTAAATCGATTTTGAAATATTCTCAGAGAATTAAAAACCCTCGTTTTTTAACTCCTTTTTATTTTGGTGATTATTTTCCTGTTCAAAAAAACAAAGTCACTATTATTGTTGATGAAAATGTGCATTTAGAATTTAAGAAATTTAATATTGTTGATGATAATATTCAGTTTACCGAAGCTAAAAAAGGTGATAAGGTAATTTATACATGGGTTTTAAATAATCAACAGGAATATGATTTTGAGTCAAATACACCCAGTTACAAAACTATTTTACCGCACATTGTACCAATTATCACTTCTTATAAAATTAAAGGTGAAAATATTAAGTTATTAGGTAAGGTTTCAGATTTATACACTTGGTATTATTCTTTGGTAGAAAATGTAAATACAGAAGCACCAGCTAAAGAATTGGTAGACTTGGTTTCTAAAATTACAGCAGATAAAAAAACGGATCTAGAAAAAGTGAAATCCATTTATTATTGGACGCAGCAAAACATAAAATACATTGCTTTTGAGTATGCCTTAGGTGGCTTTATTCCGAGAGAATCGAATGAGGTGTTTAGAAAGAAATATGGCGATTGTAAAGACAATTCGAGTATACTTTATAGCATGTTAGAAATTGCAGGTGTTAAAGGAAATTTAACATGGATTGGTACAAGAAGCATTCCGTATACGTATGATGAGGTGCCAACACCCGTTGTAGATAATCACATGATTCTCTCTTATGAGAACAACGGAAAAACCTATTATTTAGATGCTACAGGTAGGTATATTAAATTCGGAACTCCAACTTCATTTATTCAAGGTAAAGAAGCGTTGGTAGGTTATGGAAAAGATTTTAAGATTAAAACGGTGCCCATTATAGCTGCGAAAGAAAATGCAATTATAGATGTAACTAATATTAAAATTGAAAACGGTAGTGTTTTTGGATCTTCTAAAACAACGATTTCTGGGTATCCAAAAATTGATATTTTTCATACGTTAGAATCTGGAAACTCAGAAACTAAGTTGAAGAAATTCTATAAAAGTGCGTTTGAGAAAGGGAATAATACTTTTCAAATCAATAATTTTAAAGAAACGAATAAGTATCATTATGATAATGATTTTATTGTGGATTATGATTTTGAAATTAAGAATTATGCTAAAAATTTGGGTGATGAAATTTATATCAACCTAAATTTGAATAAAGAGATTTCTTTCTATAAAACGGATAAAAACCGAAAGAATGCGATAGAATATGAGTATCAAAAACAGTATAATTATACCACTAAATTAGAAATTCCGGTAGGTTATAAAGTAGATTATGTGCCAGAATCAGTAACTGTTTCTAACGATTTATTGACTTGTAAAATTACGTATCAAATAAAGGGAAATGAGGTGGTTTATGAGCATGAAATTGAATTAAACTTCTTAGTTTTATCAACAGAACAACAAAAAGAAGTGAACAAAGAGATTCAAAAAATAGAAAGAAATTATAAAGAAATTGTAGTTTTAAAAAAAGAATAA